The following proteins come from a genomic window of Aspergillus oryzae RIB40 DNA, chromosome 4:
- a CDS encoding uncharacterized protein (predicted protein) — protein sequence MDSRVQIPDNSNNHANNNMSTTQQALLTTSPQPHNPLSLASKQPIPTSGASIHERSASHHPHTQPTEYSQQRLSQLPEASGQQPNALESYPHQVSGSGGPTATAPFLRDFSLVAEAAKRAQMSVVMRDLEAVTL from the coding sequence ATGGACTCAAGAGTACAAATCCCagacaacagcaacaaccacgCCAATAACAACATGAGCACAACGCAACAAGCGCTCCTCACCACCTCACCTCAGCCTCACAACCCGCTCAGCCTCGCATCCAAGCAACCAATCCCAACTTCCGGAGCCAGCATACACGAGCGATCAGCATCGCACCACCCCCACACGCAGCCCACCGAATACTCCCAACAGCGGCTGTCCCAATTGCCAGAAGCCAGCGGTCAACAGCCGAATGCCCTGGAAAGCTATCCGCACCAAGTGTCCGGGTCTGGGGGCCCGACCGCTACGGCTCCATTCCTGCGGGACTTCAGCCTCGTAGCGGAGGCGGCCAAACGCGCCCAGATGTCAGTTGTGATGCGTGATTTGGAGGCGGTAACGTTATAG
- the fbx15 gene encoding F-box domain protein (predicted protein), with protein sequence MSVMTRNLDCIPYDVFYQVASTLDCHDFVHLSRVNRSLNALMRNESLARKTVENHLLHTKEGQQATEKKSGYRKALGRLYDIKEAVATADPYSASIIGYGSAFLYSGGALCYVFNDEIRALDVHGASQVEHVLNLHAVLSRVIPDCDPTEDPTQLSLMNYSHGVLAFSVEIVERRETWLLAVDMRRKTEGGKGRLRLRRQLENKQRLFVRHNQSYLYYGTHSGAGYHGYKQWIVNCFELATGKQTNEKPVQLHDFAGNEIGQTVCFDVHQDHLYAVSTQTAFEMEEVDWTSFYVWVCVAPTNNTKRVTLNRTWRRQHREGPINDSWSDISLRHDEATKQLIILECRREWHKGGSENFRTYYVQPLPSPAEIMQSKHQGEACRPVSLPDEPLTKTLDPSSKPNYERPRKRLRRHYHPEYTLGHDDPVHRQDFILNRTKLRTYNLSASTFVDLVNDPCPTPGSLIPHDRLRLRMVSRKRKCPIDEAGEEGTPNLLYQPEITEEDQEEDGQAAGCSEERFASRGVRLWPPDNAPAELTQLLCPSKRTGKVEAMADERTIIYTVNQEGLSSDLQAIILINFDPALRLPGLQRLDMSGTPETQPNTTTGPPTFNPASPRRANHKEPSVREERAMHLHIQRGFWLR encoded by the exons ATGTCAGTGATGACCAGAAATCTGGATTGTATCCCTTACGATGTTTTCTATCAAGTGGCATCCACCCTGGACTGCCATGACTTCGTACATCTCAGCCGGGTGAATCGAAGCCTGAATGCCTTGATGCGAAACGAATCACTGGCACGGAAGACAGTCGAG AACCACCTCCTCCATACCAAGGAAGGGCAACAAGCAACCGAGAAGAAATCGGGATACCGCAAAGCACTGGGGCGTCTATATGACATCAAGGAAGCGGTGGCAACAGCAGATCCATACTCGGCCTCGATCATCGGCTACGGAAGTGCCTTTCTCTACAGCGGCGGTGCGCTGTGCTACGTGTTCAACGACGAGATCCGCGCTTTGGATGTCCATGGGGCCAGCCAAGTTGAGCATGTCCTGAACCTGCACGCGGTGCTATCGCGCGTGATCCCGGATTGCGACCCGACTGAAGACCCAACCCAACTGTCGCTGATGAATTACAGTCATGGCGTGCTGGCATTTTCAGTGGAGATTGTAGAACGGCGAGAAACCTGGCTCCTGGCGGTGGATATGCGGCGAAAGACggaagggggaaaggggCGATTGCGCCTGCGCCGGCAACTCGAGAACAAACAGCGATTATTCGTGAGACACAACCAATCTTACCTCTATTACGGGACCCACTCCGGTGCGGGTTATCATGGGTATAAGCAATGGATCGTCAATTGCTTCGAGCTGGCAACGGGCAAACAGACGAATGAGAAACCGGTGCAGTTGCACGATTTCGCCGGCAACGAAATCGGACAAACGGTCTGTTTTGACGTACACCAGGACCATCTGTACGCCGTGTCGACGCAGACAGCTTTCGAAATGGAAGAAGTCGACTGGACCTCATTCTACGTTTGGGTCTGCGTGGCCCCCACCAACAATACGAAGCGCGTGACACTCAACCGGACCTGGCGCCGACAGCATCGGGAAGGCCCCATTAACGACTCCTGGTCAGATATCTCCCTGCGACACGATGAGGCCACGAAACAGCTGATCATCCTGGAATGTCGTCGCGAGTGGCACAAGGGCGGCAGCGAGAATTTCCGCACCTACTACGTGCAGCCGCTCCCGTCGCCCGCCGAGATCATGCAAAGTAAGCACCAGGGCGAAGCCTGCCGTCCCGTCTCTCTGCCGGACGAACCGTTGACCAAAACCCTGGACCCGTCCAGCAAACCGAACTATGAACGCCCCCGGAAGCGCCTCCGCCGACACTACCACCCCGAATACACTCTGGGCCATGACGACCCCGTACATCGACAGGACTTCATCCTGAACCGCACCAAGCTACGCACGTACAACCTCTCCGCCTCGACCTTCGTCGATCTCGTTAACGACCCATGCCCAACCCCGGGCAGCCTGATCCCGCACGACCGGCTGCGACTGCGCATGGTGTCACGCAAGCGCAAGTGCCCGATCGACGAGGCGGGCGAAGAAGGAACCCCCAACCTGCTCTATCAACCGGAGATAACGGAAGAAgaccaggaagaagatggaCAAGCCGCAGGTTGCAGTGAAGAGCGCTTCGCATCACGCGGAGTCCGCCTATGGCCGCCTGACAACGCGCCGGCCGAGTTGACGCAACTTCTCTGCCCATCCAAGCGAACCGGCAAGGTGGAGGCCATGGCGGATGAACGGACCATCATCTACACGGTGAACCAGGAGGGCCTGAGCTCGGATCTTCAGGcgatcatcctcatcaactTCGATCCGGCGCTGCGACTGCCCGGTCTGCAGCGCTTGGACATGTCTGGCACGCCTgaaacccaacccaacacgACGACGGGCCCTCCCACCTTCAACCCTGCCAGTCCGCGTAGGGCGAACCACAAGGAGCCATCTGTCCGAGAGGAACGGGCGATGCACTTGCACATCCAACGTGGATTCTGGCTACGATAG
- a CDS encoding uncharacterized protein (predicted protein), whose product MGTAIPGVAALAVNNSDSDSGSGSGSGSDSNNNSTCDDADYKLKEKALDNHDVAIGVGVGVPLGVIAIASIAWALYERRQRRSAVRGVGEKGEGGGYMGLNGGSLSGSMNMGGNGNMGGNGNMGGNMGMGGMPLAELNTTQASTQRPVELDSDAVILVIQSCPGGLGFSVEHCEWLVRIF is encoded by the exons ATGGGGACGGCGATTCCGGGCGTGGCGGCGTTGGCTGTGAATAACTCGGACTCGGATTCGGGGTCGGGGTCGGGATCGGGATCGGATTCGAACAATAACAGTACTTGCGATGACGCTGACTAtaaactgaaggagaaggcgtTGGATAATCATGATGTGGCTATTGGTGTCGGGGTGGGTGTGCCGTTGGGGGTTATTGCGATTGCGTCGATTGCTTGGGCTTTGTATGAGCGGAGACAGAGACGGAGTGCTGTCCGGGGGGttggggagaagggggagggaggggggtATATGGGGTTGAATGGGGGGAGTTTGAGTGGGAGTATGAATATGGGTGGGAATGGGAATATGGGTGGGAATGGGAATATGGGAGGAAATATGGGTATGGGGGGTATGCCGCTGGCCGAGTTGAACACTACTCAGGCTAGTACTCAGCGGCCGGTGGAGTTGGATTCTG ATGCCGTGATTCTTGTCATACAGTCTTGTCCTGGAGGATTGGGCTTTTCGGTGGAGCATTGCGAGTGGCTCGTTCGTATCTTCTAA
- a CDS encoding uncharacterized protein (predicted protein): protein MSPGQGWMIGQPATEVSIIVLPPSSFMGSPHVPGCRPRPRQLCWCLANIPEGCLLGTSAELVKIPGEMKSMDWLGGHPLWHVPWNQGCRAVPSKLTWKGEYVSSVEKHEAKRSARRVEGRILFAEITGIHLQDSAVRLTPDGLPMDDVVID, encoded by the coding sequence ATGTCTCCTGGCCAAGGCTGGATGATCGGCCAGCCGGCAACCGAGGTTTCCATCATTGTCCTTCCACCATCGTCATTTATGGGCAGCCCCCATGTGCCCGGCTGCAGGccaagaccaagacagtTATGCTGGTGCCTAGCGAACATTCCGGAAGGTTGCCTCCTCGGGACAAGCGCGGAACTCGTCAAGATTCCTGGGGAAATGAAATCAATGGATTGGCTGGGAGGACATCCACTGTGGCACGTACCATGGAACCAGGGCTGTAGGGCTGTCCCATCCAAATTAACTTGGAAGGGAGAGTACGTATCATCTGTTGAGAAGCATGAAGCCAAACGTTCTGCAAGACGGGTTGAGGGGCGAATTCTATTTGCCGAGATTACCGGAATCCACCTTCAGGATTCTGCGGTAAGGCTGACGCCTGACGGCCTCCCAatggatgatgttgtgattgattga
- a CDS encoding caspase family protein (metacaspase involved in regulation of apoptosis), translating to MYHPNYNYPPPQPGWGGGYYPPPQQHQQQQQWSPPPPQPYYSNGYPPPSQSPHSYSPPQYPPHGQYEYGHHTPTPPPSSGSQYRSYHSHSPSWGQMPPRPPMEAQQFGKGAPSNYRFQYSACTGRRKALLIGINYAGQPNALRGCINDVTNMSTFLHERYGYRREDMVILTDDQQNPMSVPTKANILRAMQWLVKDAQRNDSLFIHFSGHGGRTPDLDGDEEDGYDDVIYPVDYRTAGHIVDDDMHAIMVRPLQPGVRLTAIFDSCHSGTALDLPYVYSTQGILKEPNLAKEAAQDLFSAITSYGQGDFASVAQTAIGFLKKAALGESARERTVKTKTSPADVVMFSGSKDTQTSADTFQDGQARGALSWAFIKTLQARPNQSYLQLLNSIRSELEGKYSQKPQLSCSHPLDTNLLFVM from the exons ATGTACCACCCAAATTACAATTACCCTCCCCCGCAGCCGGGTTGGGGAGGTGGTTACTACCCGCCGCCGCAGCaacatcagcagcagcagcagtggtcaccaccaccgccgcagCCTTACTA TTCCAATGGATACCCTCCTCCATCGCAATCCCCCCATTCATATTCTCCACCACAATATCCGCCCCACGGCCAATATGAATATGGCCATCACACTCCGACCCCGCCCCCATCGTCGGGGTCACAGTATCGCTCTTATCACA GTCACTCGCCGTCATGGGGCCAAATGCCCCCACGCCCTCCCATGGAGGCGCAGCAGTTCGGCAAGGGAGCTCCGTCCAACTATCGCTTCCAGTACTCCGCTTGTACGGGCCGACGGAAGGCCCTGTTGATTGGGATTAACTATGCCGGGCAGCCGAACGCCCTCCGCGGCTGTATCAATGATGTGACCAACATGTCGACCTTCCTCCATGAAAGATACGGCTACCGGAGAGAAGACATGGTCATCCTGACCGACGACCAACAGAACCCCATGAGTGTCCCAACAAAAGCCAATATCCTGCGAGCGATGCAATGGCTGGTCAAGGATGCGCAGCGGAACGATTCGcttttcattcatttctcAG GACATGGTGGTCGAACACCCGATCTGGAtggagacgaggaggatg GATACGATGACGTTATCTATCCGGTAGACTACCGTACGGCAGGACACATTGTAGACGATGACATGCACGCtattat GGTACGCCCGCTGCAACCGGGTGTTCGACTGACCGCTATTTTCGACTCCTGCCACTCGGGTACTGCCCTGGACCTTCCTTACGTATACTCCACTCAG GGTATTCTGAAAGAACCTAATCTCGCCAAAGAGGCGGCCCAGGACCTCTTTAGCGCCATTACGTCGTATGGACAAGGCGACTTCGCTAGTGTGGCCCAGACTGCAATTGGCTTCCTCAAGAAAGCTGCCCTGGGCGAGTCTGCTCGCGAACGAACCGTTAAAACCAAGACTTCCCCTGCGGATGTCGTCATGTTTTCAGGTTCCAAGGATACCCAAACTTC AGCGGATACCTTCCAGGACGGACAGGCTCGAGGTGCATTGAGCTGGGCCTTTATCAAGACGTTACAAGCGCGTCCAAACCAGAGCTATTTACAACTGCTTAACTCGATCCGGTCCGAATTAGAAGGCAAATACAGTCAGAAGCCGCAGCTGAGCTGCAGCCACCCTCTAG ATACCAACTTGCTTTTTGTGATGTGA
- a CDS encoding uncharacterized protein (multidrug resistance-associated protein/mitoxantrone resistance protein, ABC superfamily) — protein sequence MLPPVHEGLESILLFEDFAVVWENSDHDRRLALFLALIKCIRWEIAKIVVPRLCVVIFNMAQPFLLSRAIVYFGSTGSRLPRDTAGDLIRDSAIVFIGIAISNATYEHLGHRAMAMLRSGTTALVYHTMMWLHIDIAHESGAISLVDADIDSVAEFVRRTVCDTWANALQLGLATWLLSAQIGATCTVPIIFAIGGSVSRHQKSWLEATQKRVDFTTKVLGSIKAIKMLGLIEGMVYMIEVLRTEELKISKKFQRIQAARVSLGKPHWTRRIRLEGSSVFSVSQAITSLSLINLLLTPLQDLLFAFPDAFSSIKCLDRVQNFLTQKSQNDKRMVGLTSPGLMPSLQPPVPLPRAPGNASLRLRTAVLELNNVTIGTGLDHSKHIGSLTLRLSTPSLTMIVGPVGCGKSILLKTILGEIEPVEGEISISDLEVAYCGQLPWIVNKSIRENIIAGSRCYDGEWYRSIIHACCLDDDLREMPVGDNTLIGRQGTKLSKGQRQRIAIARAVYARKPFAFFDDVLNDLDQVTARKVFDRVFSARGILRRIGCIVLFASHSVNHLPQADLVIAFGEDGLEIERPRNSREENIATDEMAAKRRMTRGAANIEDQTRETNGLAIYATAVVWPKVALLLGFLVMEAGLGVLRYVWVTMWSESEDGVSNSRLGFWLGIYASIGLALTNPAIDLYLKLDVVGDYARCFEEPPWGYVKGNHDVSKRFDVVVLLPDLRNRTPVSFLSRIETGNFVSRFSEDMGLIDKVLPCGVILLGFREFSSNIYCIELTVFTCAPLEAFPAIAQVSVVIATVPHIAVAVPFLVGILILIHSVYVRTSRQLRLHEAKTKASLLSHFMDSYDGLVTIRSFGWTSSMSDTTDPALAVLLIGLTVAIKSPIDPGMLGAGLLMMTMLGQNLSGIILSWTSIEPSLSAIARLKHFVEDTPRELRHRNVINPGVWPAQGAIEFRDVSVSHDSTSDPVLRNITFTLQPGQKLGLCGRTEGQVLFLIISSSTSSLILAILGMAEVKSGRILIDGEDISMLSPAIVRNRIQCLAQEPFVVPGSVRQNLDPLGDKCDSELIVALERVQLWGVMVDRSLMYGFPDCNPLDIMIDDSFLSYGQQQLLCLARHLLKQSTILLLDELTSDLDAAGDSAIQAVIRSEFSCCTTIMIARNRRTILDFDYVAVIDEGRIVDLGNPQSLLSESQSIFGTLYHAETFDQGSDL from the exons ATGCTCCCACCCGTGCACGAGGGATTAGAATCGATACTGCTATTCGAGGATTTTGCTGTTGTGTGGGAAAACA GCGACCACGATCGTAGGCTCGCTTTGTTCCTTGCACTCATCAAGTGTATACGGTGGGAGATTGCTAAAATAGTAGTTCCCCGGCTATGTGTGGTGATATTCAACATGGCACAGCCATTTCTGCTCAGTCGGGCAATAGTATACTTCGGATCAACAGGCTCAAGGCTGCCTCGAGACACCGCAGGGGACCTGATACGTGACTCTGCAATCGTTTTTATTGGAATCGCA ATCTCAAATGCAACTTATGAGCACTTGGGCCATCGCGCTATGGCCATGCTTCGTTCTGGGACGACTGCCCTTGTATATCATACAATGATGTGGTTGCATATAGACATTGCTCACGAGTCCGGCGCAATTTCCCTGGTAGATGCAGATATTGACTCAGTTGCGGAGTTCGTCCGCCGTACGGTTTGTGATACTTGGGCAAATGCCTTACAGCTGGGCCTAGCTACTTGGCTTTTATCGGCACAAATTGGTGCTACCTGTACTGTCCCTATCATTTTTGCTATTG GGGGCTCGGTGTCACGTCATCAGAAATCATGGCTCGAGGCCACTCAGAAGCGTGTCGACTTTACCACAAAAGTACTAGGGTCCATCAAGGCGATAAAGATGCTCGGACTTATAGAAGGCATGGTCTATATGATTGAAGTCCTTCGTACAGAAGAGCTTAAGATCTCCAAGAAGTTCCAAAGAATCCAAGCAGCCAGGGTGTCGCTCGGTAAGCCCCATTGGACACGCAGAATTCG ATTGGAAGGGTCTAGTGTCTTTTCTGTATCGCAAGCAATCACTTCCTTGTCACTAATAAACCTGTTGCTTACACCCCTTCAAGATTTGCTCTTTGCCTTCCCTGatgctttctcttctattAAGTGTCTTGACAGAGTCCAGAATTTCTTGACCCAGAAGTCTCAAAATGACAAGAGAATGGTCGGACTGACATCTCCCGGATTGATGCCTTCATTGCAGCCACCAGTTCCCTTACCGAGAGCTCCAGGAAATGCCTCACTAAGACTGAGAACTGCAGTTCTAGAATTGAATAATGTTACGATTGGAACTGGGCTGGACCATTCGAAACATATTGGGAGCTTGACGCTGAGACTTTCAACTCCCTCGCTCACTATGATAGTAGGCCCCGTGGGCTGTGGTAAATCGATATTGCTAAAGACCATCCTCGGTGAAATTGAACCAGTCGAAGGCGAGATCTCCATCAGCGACCTGGAAGTTGCGTACTGTGGTCAGTTGCCGTGGATCGTCAATAAGTCTATTCGGGAAAACATAATAGCAGGGTCCCGCTGTTACGATGGCGAGTGGTATCGTTCGATAATCCACGCATGTTGCTTGGACGATGATCTACGAGAAATGCCCGTTGGCGATAATACATTGATTGGCAGGCAGGGTACCAAACTCAGCAAAgggcaaaggcaaagaata GCCATCGCTCGCGCAGTCTACGCACGAAAGCCCTTTGCATTCTTCGATGACGTCCTCAACGACCTTGATCAAGTTACTGCGCGGAAAGTGTTCGACCGTGTCTTCAGTGCAAGGGGCATTCTCCGGCGGATTGGGTGTATAGTATTATTCGCTTCTCATAGTG TAAATCACCTGCCACAAGCGGATCTCGTTATTGCttttggtgaagatggccTTGAAATAG AAAGGCCCAGAAATAGCCGCGAAGAAAATATCGCAACGGACGAAATGGCTGCGAAAAGGAGAATGACACGAGGCGCTGCAAACATTGAAGACCAAACCCGAGAGACAAACGGCCTAGCGATCTATGCAACAGCTGTTGTGTGGCCAAAGGTTGCTCTTTTACTGGGATTTCTGGTTATGGAAGCAGGCTTGGGCGTTTTGCGCT ATGTCTGGGTTACCATGTGGTCTGAAAGTGAAGACGGTGTCTCAAACTCGAGACTAGGGTTCTGGCTCGGGATATATGCCTCAATTGGGCTTG CTTTGACTAATCCGGCGATTGATTTGTATTTGAAGTTGGATGTGGTTGGTGATTATGCCCGCTGCTTCGAGGAGCCTCCATGGGGTTATGTTAAGGGCAATCATGATGTAAGCAAACGCTTCGACGTTGTGGTTCTTTTGCCTGACCTGAGGAATAGGACTCCAgtatccttcctttctcgCATTGAGACGGGCAATTTTGTGAGCAG ATTTAGTGAGGACAtgggattgattgataaggTTCTACCATGTGGCGTTATTTTGTTAGGCTTTCGTGAGTTTTCGAGCAACATCTATTGTATTGAGCTGACGGTTTTCACTTGTGCACCTTTAGAGGCTTTCCCAGCTATCGCCCAAGTTAGCGTCGTGATAGCGACTGTGCCACATATTGCCGTGGCAGTACCTTTTCTAGTTGGCATACTGATCTTGATTCATAGTGTGTATGTTCGGACATCGCGCCAATTACGCCTGCACGA GGCTAAAACCAAGGCTTCGTTACTTTCACATTTCATGGACTCTTACGATGGCCTCGTTACTATCCGTAGTTTTGGATGGACGTCATCTATGAGCGACACGAC CGACC CCGCATTGGCTGTGTTGTTGATCGGGTTGACTGTTGCGATCAAATCACCTATCGACCCTGGAATGCTTGGTGCTGGGTTGCTAATGATGACAATGCTTGGGCAGAACCTTTCAGGTATAATTCTGAGTTGGACTTCGATCGAGCCATCGCTTAGTGCCATCGCACGGCTCAAGCATTTCGTTGAGGATACACCGAGGGAATTGCGGCATCGCAATGTTATAAACCCCGGCGTCTGGCCAGCACAAGGAGCCATCGAATTCAGAGACGTATCCGTCAGCCATGACTCCACATCCGATCCGGTGCTACGAAATATCACGTTCACTCTTCAACCTGGACAGAAGCTGGGACTATGTGGACGAACTGAGGGGCAAGTACTATTCCTGATCAT TTCCAGTAGCACAAGCTCACTTATTCTCGCCATACTTGGGATGGCTGAAGTGAAGTCCGGTCGAATCCTCATCGACGGGGAAGACATCTCAATGTTGTCGCCAGCCATAGTTCGCAACAGGATACAATGCCTAGCCCAAGAGCCTTTCGTAGTTCCCGGTTCTGTTAGACAAAATCTCGACCCACTTGGGGACAAATGCGATAGCGAACTCATTGTCGCACTGGAGCGCGTCCAACTTTGGGGGGTCATGGTGGATAGATCTCTCATGTACGGGTTCCCTGACTGCAACCCTCTCGATATTATGATCGACGACAGCTTTCTATCATATggccagcagcagcttctgTGTCTTGCACGGCACCTGCTGAAGCAGAGTACGATATTGCTCCTGGATGAGCTTACTAGCGA TCTTGACGCCGCAGGGGATTCAGCGATCCAGGCGGTCATCCGATCGGAGTTTAGCTGTTGCACGACTATCATGATTGCGCGAAATCGTCGGACAATTCTGGACTTTGACTACGTGGCGGTGATTGACGAAGGTCGAATCGTCGACTTGGGGAACCCGCAGTCTTTGCTGTCGGAGTCTCAAAGTATTTTTGGGACATTGTATCATGCCGAGACATTCGATCAAGGGAGTGATTTATAG
- a CDS encoding uncharacterized protein (predicted protein), which translates to MMLEIWLPFKSNNADGKRIIAHQLRLALPPSGRGSIRYPPEEAGHPDRRTEAQVGTRSPVNPKSPRHVVLHVTPRDVSTIFRVREHPDWSTRLGTWSMDSSGSCAYASF; encoded by the exons ATGATGCTCGAAATATGGTTGCCTTTCAAGTCAAACAATGCCGACGGCAAACGAATAATTGCGCATCAACTGCGCCTTGCACTGCCTCCTTCCGGACGAGGATCAATCAGGTACCCCCCGGAAGAGGCTGGTCATCCAGATCGCCGCACTGAGGCCCAAGTTGGCACACGATCGCCTGTCAATCCAAAG TCCCCCCGTCACGTTGTACTGCACGTCACCCCACGAGATGTGTCGACGATCTTCCGAGTGCGTGAGCACCCAGATTGGTCGACACGTCTGGGAACGTGGTCGATGGATTCGTCTGGATCCTGTGCCTATGCGTCGTTCTAG
- a CDS encoding uncharacterized protein (predicted protein) — translation MMLTSSSSSSSSGSNSPILQHPHPQAYFPSLPRRREPVKCPRYYSTPLRSDSPESTPPQMYGLEQREPSLYGDRPSTLLRRFSHALDDIKEDFSLQLDPRNTTDKIRSKRRQSTLMMMDTSAPGSRAGSLSGSESPAEAPRARPMSIMSTDNSFSPPSRRLSRRLTLLGFRKNRLRGAQAASISQPNLIGSSTQI, via the coding sequence ATGATGTTgacttcctcgtcctcctcttcctcctccggtTCTAATAGTCCCATcttgcaacatcctcaccctcaGGCATACTTcccatctcttcctcgtcggagGGAACCTGTAAAATGCCCTCGCTACTACTCAACTCCATTGCGGTCTGATTCCCCCGAATCGACCCCCCCTCAAATGTACGGCCTGGAACAGCGGGAGCCATCGCTCTACGGGGACAGACCCTCCACACTCCTGCGTCGATTCTCCCACGCCCTCGATGACATCAAAGAAGACTTCTCCCTCCAGCTGGACCCACGCAACACCACCGACAAGATCCGCAGCAAGCGTCGCCAGTCTAccctgatgatgatggacacCAGCGCCCCGGGTTCTCGTGCTGGATCGCTCTCGGGATCGGAGAGTCCCGCTGAAGCCCCGCGTGCCCGGCCCATGTCGATAATGTCGACCGACAACAGCTTCAGTCCGCCGTCGAGAAGATTGAGCCGGAGACTGACATTGCTGGGCTTCCGGAAGAACCGGCTTCGCGGCGCCCAGGCGGCGAGTATCTCGCAGCCGAATCTGATCGGATCGTCGACGCAGATCTAA
- the efm7 gene encoding putative nicotinamide N-methyltransferase Nnt1 (predicted methyltransferase), with amino-acid sequence MADADDFETGDLFKDPEGFYEPEKEPTFAEHHMLSGQTVRVRLVGDHPLYGNLLWNAGRTSSHYIEEHAHELIAGKDVLEIGAAAGVPSIIAAVMGARTSVMTDYPDPDLVGNMRYNAEISAPLIPKNSSLHVDGYKWGSPVEPLLAYLPAGSTGFDVLIMADVVYSWREHGNLIKTMQMTLKKSPDSVALVIFTPYEPWFLPRTETFFPLVEQNGFRVTKIFEKLMDAVLFENDPGDEKLRRTVFGYEIRWADDQLK; translated from the exons ATGGCGGATGCAGATGACTTCGAAACGGGGGACCTCTTCAAGGACCCCGAGGGCTTCTACGAGCCAGAAAAGGAGCCCACCTTCGCAGAGCACCACATGCTCTCCGGCCAAACGGTGCGCGTGCGCTTAGTTGGGGACCATCCTCTTTAT GGTAACCTTCTCTGGAATGCCGGCCGAACAAGCTCCCACTACATCGAAGAACATGCGCACGAGCTCATCGCCGGCAAAGATGTGCTCGAGATCGGCGCCGCTGCCGGCGTCCCCAGCATTATCGCCGCGGTCATGGGCGCCCGCACTTCCGTGATGACCGACTACCCGGATCCCGATCTCGTCGGTAACATGCGCTACAATGCGGAGATCTCCGCACCGTTGATCCCTAAGAACTCGTCCCTGCACGTTGACGGATATAAGTGGGGGAGCCCTGTGGAACCGTTGTTGGCGTACCTGCCGGCTGGGTCGACGGGCTTCGATGTCCTGATCATGGCAGATGTGGTGTACAGCTGGCGGGAGCATGGCAATTTGATCAAGACGATGCAAATGACGCTGAAGAAGTCGCCCGATTCCGTTGCCTTGGTCATCTTCACACCGTACGAACCGTGGTTCTTGCCCAGGACGGAGACGTTCTTCCCGTTGGTGGAGCAGAATGGATTTCGCGTGACGAAGATCTTTGAGAAGCTTATGGATGCGGTCTTGTTTGAGAACGATCCTGGT gatgagaagctTAGGAGGACCGTTTTTGGATACGAGATTAGGTGGGCCGACGATCAGCTCAAATAG